A genomic region of Colletes latitarsis isolate SP2378_abdomen chromosome 7, iyColLati1, whole genome shotgun sequence contains the following coding sequences:
- the L(1)g0196 gene encoding inositol hexakisphosphate and diphosphoinositol-pentakisphosphate kinase isoform X2, whose amino-acid sequence MEWTWLKDWWRLKKWRNSNKEQNFISTSNVEDVTGLDTQCYCDECFAELSDGCSNDDSCMGGNDLEGEGKQVLVGVCAMAKKSQSKPMKEILTRLEEFEYIKIVVFPEEVILKESVEDWPIVDCLISFHSKGFPLDKAINYANLRNPFIINNLPMQYDIQDRRRVYAILSSEGIEIPRYAVLDRDSSDPKHHELVESEDHVEVNGVTFNKPFVEKPVSAEDHNIYIYYPTSAGGGSQRLFRKIGSRSSVYSPESRVRKTGSYIYEDFMPTDGTDVKVYTVGPDYAHAEARKSPALDGKVERDSEGKEIRYPVILSNAEKLISRKVCLAFKQTVCGFDLLRANGQSFVCDVNGFSFVKNSNKYYDDCAKILGNMILRELAPTLHIPWSVPFQLDDPPIVPTTFGKMMELRCVVAVIRHGDRTPKQKMKVEVRHPKFFEIFAKYDGYKHGHIKLKRPKQLQEILDTARSLLAEIQHRAAGPELEEKQGKLEQLKSVLEMYGHFSGINRKVQMKYQPRGRPRGSSSDDDRLGEPSLVLILKWGGELTPAGRIQAEELGRIFRCMYPGGQGRHLSEEDSEMLPNHGDYAGAQGLGLLRLHSTFRHDLKIYASDEGRVQMTAAAFAKGLLALEGELTPILVQMVKSANTNGLLDNDCDSSKYQNMVKTRLHELLQQDREFTREDREQINPGNALSINAAMDFVKNPVRCCQHVHILIQKLMDIVRIKKDDPKTKDAILYHGETWELMGRRWGKIEKDFCTKHKRFDISKIPDIYDCIKYDLQHNNHTLQFEHAEELYIYSKYLADIVIPQEYGLTVQEKLTIGQGICTPLLKKIRADLQRNIEESGEETVNRLNPRYSHGVSSPGRHVRTRLYFTSESHVHSLLTVLRYGGLLDVMKDEQWRRAMEYVSMVSELNYMSQIVVMLYEDPTKDPSSEERFHVELHFSPGVNCCVQKNLPPGPGFRPHSRNESSHNIGESGGGSAQDTISQCSARIEEEDVELGILEDDFMNPSIQSDTPPPVMETDVADLTMDSPTTSRAVDMMDLDPNMMDEPFDSGFLQSSAPIPISARTVAGHEAARLGSQLAASQRQRRNAERGGIVEPRARSYDHQRQDKAEKAADKLQYQSLDAVNKEGKHATECRTQRSSQALLHVPMGKSVALSHSFSSPELPVPSTETFTSTPLVTLHNTPLVSPNSRTSDITNIVLPVPTVHSSTCLDTDSEETQPRPRSQSKKYGRSHTEMILPCVECNGELSDPKKLPRNNPWPKSSLSLSCHERIRETAKGRIETEKRSRSLSPYLPRCLCYNCNVSELILRSRELPPVERSNFDTYFARSLSHKFFNCSCYLNLRQDESTCSSCSVSSNDSYGNVNESRQSMNFDLDVGLFHAYHKGQRSVFLEREIPNSYYSKSASSEPSVCKRQISKEKQKWKPNMKVTKRMFNGGSVENNRTPTRTISCPNLSVSNILPLVSSLCSIQSSSASCSRARRRRSCTNVSLQRHSSLVEVPDHSSMLYHTSSVHNNDVHNYHDIPRKSNYRTKCPRAPFSRLQPQRSFSSPDTRPSIIQPDPTCTARRHRHSISGQMSYFKLLGYNINKKLTGSANSLFSTAVISGSSSAPNLKDMVPPHASAVAAIDGFGGVPPIRPLETLHNALSLRQLDSFLEMMTSAPLFRTPASSPPKYPSPAGSTHESVNQTLGIGGISREYHSSDLEAVRYRKKLSKPPLYITPTPIQYKSSNDGETCDIRNQLSPTSPNSTGWNSEPQSFLSSEPSSPAPTSTGECSMSISLISNEGVQSFNTGAKFPTTPCLDVDFNEFCMNIDQDHRESRGSVSYTDYYSNEDGQIRKCGFGAGFGSNFQKIIRTDDLPIDNIDDDEDHTITLKQTEERKKQDVKQIFEQKENLSTKSNSYKKIGRFLVESMDISDEDVRIKEVDTVFDKVKPSISQKAESSNAEKGQKIKDKSIEMIQDQKKTHLPNSHKRKIFSRSQSVSAPKAVVSKTETNFSYKCTSKLSSLSNMSGKDLENWKQNMMQPEPSQTTVNLEEPILTVASSLTSSTSVTIGFNVEEKKIE is encoded by the exons ATGGAGTGGACATGGTTAAAAGACTGGTGGCGTCTTAAAAAGTGGCGTAATAGTAATAAGGAACAAAATTTTATATCCACCTCTAATGTTGAAGATGTCACAGGCTTGGATACACAATGCTATTGCGATGAGTGCTTT GCCGAACTGTCGGACGGGTGTAGCAATGATGATAGTTGCATGGGTGGTAATGATTTGGAAGGGGAAGGAAAACAAGTTCTGGTTGGAGTCTGTGCGATGGCCAAAAAGTCGCAAAGTAAACCGATGAAGGAAATTTTAACAAGATTAGAAGAATTTGAATACATTAAAATAGTAGTATTTCCTGAAGAAGTTATTTTAAAG gaATCGGTAGAAGATTGGCCAATTGTTGATTGTTTAATAAGTTTTCATAGTAAGGGTTTTCCTCTTGATAAAGCTATAAATTATGCTAATCTTAGAAATCCTTTTATTATCAATAATTTACCAATGCAATATGATATCCAG GACCGTAGAAGAGTTTATGCCATTTTAAGCAGCGAGGGTATTGAAATTCCAAGATATGCTGTTCTGGACAGAGATTCTTCTGATCCAAAAC ATCATGAATTGGTGGAGTCAGAAGATCATGTGGAAGTTAATGGTGTTACGTTTAATAAACCATTTGTGGAAAAGCCAGTATCTGCTGAGGatcataatatttatatttattatcctACATCTGCAGGAGGAGGCAGTCAGAGGTTATTCAGAAAG ATCGGAAGTCGTAGTAGTGTATATTCACCAGAATCTCGAGTACGTaaaacaggctcatacatttaCGAAGATTTTATGCCTACTGATGGCACAGATGTTAAAGTTTATACCGTGGGTCCGGATTATGCCCATGCGGAAGCAAGAAAAAGTCCTGCGCTAGACGGAAAAGTTGAAAGAGATTCGGAAGGAAAAGAAATTCGCTATCCTGTTATATTAAGTAATGCTGAAAAACTAATTAGTAGAAAAGTGTGTTTAGCTTTCAAACAAACGGTTTGTGGTTTCGACTTGCTCAG GGCAAATGGTCAGTCATTCGTGTGTGATGTAAATGGATTCAGTTTTGTAAAAAACTCAAATAAATATTACGATGACTGCGCTAAGATTTTAGGAAATATGATTCTAAGGGAGTTAGCACCTACTTTGCATATTCCATGGAGTGTCCCCTTTCAGTTGGATGATCCACCTATTGTACCCACTACATTCGGAAAAAT GATGGAATTACGTTGTGTTGTTGCTGTTATAAGACATGGCGATAGaactccaaaacagaaaatgaaaGTGGAAGTTCGACATCCAAA attttttgaaatatttgcaaAATATGATGGTTATAAACAtggtcatattaaattgaaacgacctaaaCAATTACAAGAGATTTTAGACACTGCACGCAGTCTATTAGCTGAAATACAACATCGAGCTGCAGGGCCAGAATTAGAAGAAAAACAAGGAAAACTTGAACAACTAAAAAGTGTTTTAGAAAT GTACGGTCACTTCTCAGGAATAAATCGCAAAGTACAAATGAAATATCAACCAAGAGGACGTCCAAGAGGAAGTTCCTCGGATGATG ATCGACTTGGAGAACCGTCGCTTGTCTTGATCCTAAAATGGGGTGGAGAATTAACACCAGCTGGTCGAATTCAAGCAGAGGAGTTAGGAAGAATATTTCGCTGCATGTACCCTGGTGGTCAAGGTAGACACCTTAGTG aggaaGACTCAGAGATGTTACCAAACCACG gtGATTATGCTGGTGCTCAAGGTTTGGGTTTACTTCGACTTCATTCGACTTTTCGtcacgatttaaaaatttacgcAAGCGATGAAGGAAGAGTTCAGATGACAGCAGCTGCTTTTGCAAAAGGTTTACTTGCATTAGAGGGCGAATTAACGCCCATATTAGTACAGATGGTTAAGAGCGCTAATACTAATGGTCTCTTGGACAATGATTGTGATAgtagtaaatatcaaaatat GGTAAAAACACGACTCCATGAATTATTACAACAGGATAGAGAATTTACTCGCGAAGATCGGGAACAAATAAACCCTGGGAATGCATTGAGTATTAATGCAGCCATGGATTTTGTTAAAAACCCTGTTCGATGTTGTCAACACGTACATATTTTAATCCAAAAATTAATGGATATTGTGCGCATTAAAAAAGATGATCCGAAAACTAAAG ATGCAATTCTTTACCATGGAGAAACATGGGAATTAATGGGTCGCCGGTGGGGAAAGATTGAAAAAGACTTCTGTACCAAACATAAGAGATTTGATATATCAAAAATTCCGGATATTTATGATTGTATAAAATATGATTTGCAACATAACAATCATACATTGCAATTTGAGCATGCAGAAGAATTGTATATTTATTCCAAATATTTGGCAGACATTGTTATACCCCAG GAATATGGATTAACAGTGCAGGAGAAACTTACAATAGGGCAAGGTATTTGTACTCCTCTTCTAAAAAAGATAAGAGCGGATTTGCAAAGAAATATTGAAGAATCAGGAGAAGAAACGGTTAATAGGCTCAATCCAAG gtaCTCTCATGGGGTTTCAAGTCCTGGTCGTCATGTACGCACAAGACTTTACTTCACAAGTGAAAGTCATGTACATTCATTGTTAACAGTTTTGCGTTACGGTGGTTTACTTGAT GTAATGAAAGATGAGCAATGGCGCCGGGCTATGGAGTATGTTAGCATGGTGTCTGAATTAAACTATATGTCACAAATTGTAGTTATGTTATACGAAGATCCAACTAAGGATCCCAGTAGTGAAGAACGTTTTCACGTTGAATTACATTTTAGCCCCGGTGTTAATTGTTGCGTACAAAAGAATTTGCCACCAGGGCCGGGCTTTAGACCTCATTCACGCAACGAAAGTAGTCATAATATT GGTGAAAGTGGTGGTGGTTCTGCTCAAGATACTATTTCTCAATGTAGTGCACGAATAGAAGAAGAAGATGTAGAACTAGGAATTTTGGAAGATGATTTCATGAATCCGTCAATACAATCT GATACACCTCCTCCAGTGATGGAAACAGATGTCGCAGATTTAACTATGGATAGTCCAACAACTAGCAGAGCTGTTGATATGATGGATCTAGACCCTAATATGATGGATGAACCATTTGATAGTGGTTTTTTGCAAAGTTCGGCACCAATTCCAATAAG TGCTAGAACTGTAGCGGGTCATGAAGCAGCTAGACTTGGTAGTCAATTAGCTGCTAGTCAACGTCAACGACGCAACGCAGAGAGAGGTGGAATTGTTGAACCACGTGCACGTAGTTACGATCATCAAAGACAAGATAAAGCTGAAAAAG CTGCGGACAAGCTGCAGTATCAGAGCTTGGACGCGGTCAACAAAGAAG GAAAGCATGCAACAGAGTGTCGAACACAGAGATCTAGCCAGGCTTTGCTGCACGTGCCAATGGGAAAGTCAGTGGCTTTGTCGCACTCCTTCAGTTCACCAGAGTTACCTGTTCCTTCGACTGAAACCTTTACTTCAACACCTTTGGTGACTTTACATAATACTCCCCTAGTTTCACCGAACAGCAGGACTTCGGATATCACGAATATCGTGCTCCCGGTTCCCACAGTTCATTCTTCAACATGTCTTGATACTGATTCTGAAGAGACTCAACCTCGGCCACGTTCTCAAAGTAAGAAATACGGACGTTCCCATACAGAAATGATTCTTCCCTGCGTCGAATGTAATGGTGAGTTGAGCGATCCTAAGAAGCTGCCACGAAACAATCCGTGGCCAAAGTCTTCCCTTTCGTTATCCTGTCACGAAAGAATCCGAGAGACTGCAAAAGGGCGAATCGAAACCGAGAAACGATCTCGTTCGTTGTCTCCCTACCTACCCAGATGTCTTTGTTATAACTGTAATGTATCAGAGCTGATATTGCGGAGCAGAGAACTACCACCTGTGGAACGTTCCAATTTCGACACCTACTTCGCTCGCTCGCTGTCGCATAAGTTTTTTAATTGTTCCTGTTACTTAAATTTACGTCAGGATGAATCTACTTGTTCCTCTTGCAGCGTTTCTTCCAATGACAGTTATGGAAATGTCAATGAATCTCGACAATCGATGAACTTTGATCTAGACGTTGGGTTGTTCCATGCATATCATAAAGGACAACGTTCTGTGTTTCTTGAGAGAGAGATTCCTAATTCTTATTATTCAAAGTCTGCGTCTAGTGAACCTTCTGTGTGTAAACGTCAGATATCCAAGGAAAAGCAGAAGTGGAAACCCAACATGAAAGTAACTAAACGGATGTTTAATGGTGGATCTGTTGAGAATAACCGTACGCCAACCAGAACGATATCCTGTCCCAATTTGTCTGTATCTAATATCCTTCCTCTTGTCAGTTCACTTTGTTCGATTCAAAGTTCCTCAGCCAGCTGTTCTCGGGCCCGCAGACGTCGATCTTGTACTAATGTGAGTCTCCAACGGCACAGTAGTCTGGTAGAAGTACCAGATCATAGTAGTATGCTTTATCATACGTCCTCTGTGCACAATAATGATGTTCACAACTATCACGATATTCCTCGCAAATCTAACTATCGTACCAAGTGTCCACGTGCACCGTTCTCCCGACTCCAGCCTCAACGATCCTTCTCATCTCCAGACACACGACCTTCAATCATTCAACCTGACCCTACCTGCACAGCAAGGCGCCACCGTCACAGTATCTCCGGACAGATGAGTTATTTCAAGCTGTTGGGCTACAACATCAACAAGAAGCTAACTGGATCAGCGAACAGTTTGTTCAGCACCGCAGTTATCAGTGGATCCTCAAGTGCTCCGAATCTAAAGGATATGGTACCTCCTCATGCCTCCGCTGTTGCTG CGATAGATGGTTTCGGCGGTGTACCTCCAATAAGACCTTTAGAAACACTTCACAATGCACTGTCACTACGTCAGTTGGATTCTTTCTTGGAAATGATGACGAGTGCTCCCTTGTTTCGAACACCTGCTTCTTCGCCTCCAAAATATCCATCGCCCGCTGGATCAACGCACGAATCCGTTAATCAAACTCTCGGTATTGGTGGAATCAGTCGCGAGTACCACTCTTCCGACTTGGAAGCTGTCAGGTACCGTAAGAAATTAAGTAAACCACCATT ATACATCACACCGACTCCTATACAATACAAATCTTCAAACGACGGAGAAACTTGCGACATTAGAAATCAATTATCTCCAACTAGTCCTAATA GTACCGGATGGAATAGTGAACCACAATCGTTTCTATCATCTGAACCTTCGTCTCCTGCTCCAACTTCAACAGGAGAGTGTAGTATGTCCATAAGTCTAATTAGCAATGAAGG AGTACAGTCTTTTAACACGGGAGCTAAATTTCCTACAACTCCTTGTCTGGATGTTGATTTTAACGAATTTTGCAtgaatattgatcaagatcatAGAGAAAGTCGTGGTAGTGTGTCATATACGGATTATTATAGCAACGAAGACGGTCAAATTCGGAAATGTGGTTTTGGAGCAGGTTTTGGTAGTAATTTTCAGAAAATCATACGCACCGATGATCTTCCTATTGATAATATCGATGATGACGAAGACCATACAATAACATTAAAGCAAACTGAAGAGCGAAAGAAACAGGATGTTAAACAAATATTTGAACAAAAGGAGAATCTGAGTACAAAGTCTAATAGTTACAAAAAAATTGGAAG ATTTCTTGTTGAAAGTATGGATATATCAGATGAAGACGTCAGGATCAAAGAAGTGGACACTGTATTTGACAAAGTAAAGCCGTCCATCTCTCAGAAAGCTGAAtcttccaatgcagaaaaaggtcAGAAAATTAAAGATAAAAGTATAGAAATGATTCAAGACCAAAAGAAAACTCACCTTCCTAACAGTCATAAGAGGAAAATTTTTTCTCGGTCGCAAAGTGTTTCTGCACCAAAAGCGGTTGTGTCGAAGACTGAAACGAACTTCAGTTATAAATGCACATCAAAATTAAGCTCACTTTCAAATATGTCGGGTAAAGATTTAGAAAATTGGAAGCAGAACATGATGCAACCAGAACCTTCTCAAACCACAGTAAACTTAGAAGAACCAATCCTGACTGTTGCAAGTAGTTTGACAAGCAGCACTAGCGTAACAATAGGTTTCAATGTTGAAGAGAAAAAAATAGAATGA